A genome region from Bordetella genomosp. 10 includes the following:
- a CDS encoding enolase C-terminal domain-like protein produces the protein MKIDNVTLTLFSWDDIPPTSYAAHTGKFAGSSKLGLLAIQTDDGITGHSFLGSAYWPADMDGANIVKYLKPILMGQDPLDRERLFQAMWRRVRTSNVRTIGACDVALWDIAGKAAGLPIHRLIGGFRDKIKAYASSMILDSAEEYAEEALLYQSRNWAAYKIHPPHPWQEDIRVCQAVRRAVGDDYLLMLDAAWAYQYPEAVRVGRAIEDLNYYWYEDPLQDSDLYNYVKLKQQLHIPIMATEAPAAGLDSYVPWIQQSATDFLRGDVPNKGGITNMLKTAHLAEAFRMNYEIHHGGNSLNNLAQLHVAMALKNTEYFEVLLPGGAQKYGMAEDIEPDADGYVHAPQGPGLGANIDFELIERKRIAVL, from the coding sequence CGATCCAGACCGACGACGGCATCACCGGGCATTCCTTCCTGGGCTCCGCCTATTGGCCGGCCGACATGGACGGCGCCAACATCGTCAAGTACCTCAAGCCCATCCTCATGGGCCAGGACCCGCTGGACCGCGAACGCCTGTTCCAGGCCATGTGGCGCCGCGTGCGCACGTCCAACGTGCGCACCATCGGCGCCTGCGACGTCGCGCTGTGGGACATCGCGGGCAAGGCGGCGGGCCTGCCCATCCACCGCCTGATCGGCGGTTTCCGCGACAAGATCAAGGCCTACGCCAGCTCGATGATTCTCGATTCGGCCGAGGAATACGCAGAGGAAGCCCTGCTCTACCAGTCCCGGAACTGGGCCGCCTACAAGATCCATCCGCCGCATCCCTGGCAGGAGGACATCCGCGTGTGCCAGGCCGTGCGGCGCGCGGTGGGCGACGACTACCTGCTGATGCTGGACGCCGCCTGGGCCTACCAATATCCGGAAGCCGTGCGCGTGGGGCGCGCGATCGAGGATCTCAACTATTACTGGTACGAAGATCCATTGCAGGATTCGGACCTGTACAACTACGTGAAGCTGAAGCAGCAGTTGCACATTCCCATCATGGCCACCGAAGCGCCGGCCGCCGGCCTGGATTCCTACGTCCCGTGGATCCAGCAGAGCGCCACCGATTTCCTGCGCGGCGACGTGCCGAACAAGGGCGGCATCACCAATATGCTGAAGACGGCGCACCTGGCCGAAGCCTTCCGCATGAACTACGAAATCCATCACGGCGGCAACTCGCTCAACAACCTGGCGCAGTTGCACGTCGCCATGGCCTTGAAGAACACGGAGTACTTCGAGGTGCTGCTGCCCGGCGGCGCGCAGAAGTACGGCATGGCCGAGGACATCGAGCCCGACGCCGACGGCTATGTCCACGCGCCGCAAGGCCCGGGACTGGGCGCCAACATCGATTTCGAGCTGATCGAGCGGAAGCGCATCGCGGTGTTGTAA
- a CDS encoding alpha/beta fold hydrolase produces the protein MTDHSSRQGMLGKPGRRARIEPIVGRYLHMEVDGQPHRVYFEEAGQGIPLVCLHTAGADGRQYRHMLCDEAVTSRFRVIAFDLPWHGKSYPPAGWQDGEYLLTTDRYVAIVMAFCQALDLDAPALIGCSIGGRIVLELANRHSDYFRALIGVEAADHQQPWYDTSWLHRPDVHGGEVCAALVSGLVAPQSPAEHRHETLWQYMQGGPGVFRGDLHFYRVDSDLRGRLGGIRTDLCPLYLMTGEYDFSCSPQDTERTAAGIPGAEVTVMRELGHFPMSENPVQFRRYLLPVLDRIHARGAG, from the coding sequence ATGACCGATCATTCATCGCGGCAAGGCATGCTGGGCAAACCCGGCAGGCGCGCGCGCATCGAACCCATCGTCGGCCGCTATCTGCACATGGAGGTGGACGGCCAGCCGCATCGCGTCTATTTCGAGGAAGCCGGCCAGGGCATTCCGCTGGTCTGCCTGCACACGGCCGGCGCCGACGGCCGGCAATACCGCCACATGCTGTGCGACGAGGCCGTGACCAGCCGCTTTCGCGTCATCGCCTTCGACCTGCCGTGGCACGGCAAGTCCTATCCGCCGGCGGGTTGGCAGGACGGCGAGTACCTGCTGACGACCGATCGCTACGTGGCCATCGTCATGGCTTTCTGCCAGGCGCTGGACCTGGACGCGCCGGCCCTGATCGGCTGCTCGATCGGCGGGCGCATCGTGCTGGAGCTCGCCAACCGGCACAGCGACTACTTCCGCGCCTTGATCGGCGTGGAGGCGGCCGATCACCAGCAGCCGTGGTACGACACCAGTTGGCTGCATCGTCCGGACGTGCATGGCGGAGAGGTCTGCGCGGCGCTGGTGTCGGGGCTGGTCGCACCGCAATCGCCCGCCGAGCATCGCCACGAAACGCTGTGGCAGTACATGCAGGGCGGTCCCGGCGTGTTTCGCGGCGACCTGCATTTCTATCGGGTGGATAGCGACCTGCGCGGGCGCCTGGGCGGCATCCGCACGGACCTGTGCCCGCTTTACCTGATGACCGGGGAATACGACTTTTCCTGCTCGCCGCAAGACACCGAACGCACGGCGGCGGGCATTCCCGGCGCCGAGGTCACGGTGATGCGCGAGCTGGGCCATTTCCCCATGAGCGAAAACCCGGTCCAGTTCCGGCGCTACCTGCTGCCGGTGCTGGACCGCATACACGCCCGCGGCGCGGGCTGA
- a CDS encoding N-acyl homoserine lactonase family protein, producing MPRRRRDNFLGGDPHEGPMPMDFFVWLLRAPGHVALVDTGFSAATAARRRREWMRCPIEALGALGVSPEDVDDVVVTHLHYDHAGNLDKLPRARFHVQDGEMDYATGRCMCHEPLRHAYEVEDVVTLLRRVYEDRVVFHDGDGAITPGLQLLKIGGHTKGLQSLRVRTRRGWVVLASDASHYYENMAHARPFPIVYNTADMLAGYGRLRAAADSEEHIVPGHDPVVMEIYPAVDGLTDIVALHEPPRARA from the coding sequence ATGCCGCGCCGGCGGCGCGACAACTTTCTCGGCGGCGATCCGCACGAAGGGCCCATGCCCATGGATTTCTTCGTCTGGCTGTTGCGCGCGCCGGGCCACGTGGCGCTGGTGGATACCGGCTTCAGCGCGGCCACGGCGGCGCGCCGGCGCCGCGAATGGATGCGCTGTCCCATCGAGGCCCTGGGTGCGCTGGGCGTCAGCCCGGAAGACGTCGACGACGTGGTGGTGACCCATCTGCACTACGACCACGCCGGCAACCTGGACAAGTTGCCGCGCGCCCGCTTCCACGTGCAGGACGGCGAGATGGACTACGCCACGGGGCGCTGCATGTGCCACGAACCGCTGCGCCACGCCTACGAGGTGGAGGACGTCGTCACGCTGCTGCGGCGGGTCTACGAGGACCGCGTGGTTTTCCACGACGGCGACGGCGCGATCACGCCCGGATTGCAGTTGCTGAAGATAGGCGGCCACACCAAGGGCCTGCAGTCCCTGCGCGTGCGCACGCGGCGGGGCTGGGTGGTGCTGGCGTCGGACGCCAGTCACTACTACGAGAACATGGCGCATGCGCGGCCATTTCCCATCGTCTACAACACCGCCGACATGCTGGCGGGCTATGGGCGCCTGCGCGCGGCGGCCGACAGCGAGGAACACATCGTTCCCGGGCATGATCCGGTCGTGATGGAAATCTATCCGGCGGTCGATGGGCTGACGGATATCGTGGCCTTGCACGAGCCGCCCCGGGCGAGGGCATAG
- a CDS encoding branched-chain amino acid ABC transporter permease, which yields MNTLVFPAPAGSRRGRAARAGLALLAILAVLPWFGGPFVLHLAILTCLNAVMVCGLALIARCGQLSLGHAAFVAIGAYISVLADRLWQWSFLPAAVLGALAAGLVALLLGWAILRLRGVYFVLVTFAFGELLRLALLDGAALTGGANGIAGIGPVSVPGFVFDTRARFYGLALAAALASTWALARLFKRPLGHAIDAVADNPALAEATGLNVHRIQVLAFIGGCLLAAAGGALQSRYIGYVSPESFNTGISVGYIIMLVIGGRRSIWGPLVGAMVLTPLPELFRGAVQTQHIFYGAALILILRFLPGGLASLPARLRARFSKERA from the coding sequence ATGAATACGCTCGTTTTCCCCGCCCCGGCGGGCAGCCGGCGCGGCCGCGCCGCGCGCGCGGGCCTGGCGCTGCTGGCGATCCTGGCCGTGCTGCCGTGGTTCGGCGGTCCCTTCGTGCTGCACCTGGCCATCCTGACCTGCCTGAACGCCGTGATGGTGTGCGGCCTGGCGCTGATCGCGCGCTGCGGCCAGTTGTCGCTGGGCCATGCCGCCTTCGTCGCCATCGGCGCCTACATCTCGGTGCTGGCGGACCGGCTGTGGCAATGGTCGTTCCTGCCCGCCGCCGTGCTGGGGGCGCTGGCGGCCGGGCTGGTGGCCTTGCTGCTGGGATGGGCCATCCTGCGCCTGCGCGGGGTGTATTTCGTCCTGGTCACGTTCGCGTTCGGCGAACTGCTGCGCCTGGCGCTGCTCGACGGCGCGGCCCTGACCGGCGGCGCCAATGGCATCGCCGGCATCGGCCCGGTGTCCGTGCCCGGCTTCGTGTTCGATACGCGGGCCCGCTTCTATGGCCTAGCGCTGGCGGCCGCGCTGGCGTCGACCTGGGCGCTGGCGCGCCTGTTCAAGCGGCCCCTGGGCCACGCCATCGACGCCGTGGCGGACAATCCGGCCCTGGCCGAAGCCACGGGCCTGAACGTGCACCGCATCCAGGTGCTGGCCTTCATCGGCGGCTGCCTGCTGGCGGCCGCCGGCGGCGCGTTGCAGTCGCGCTATATCGGCTACGTGTCGCCGGAATCCTTCAACACCGGCATTTCGGTGGGCTACATCATCATGCTGGTGATCGGCGGCCGCCGCTCGATCTGGGGGCCGCTGGTGGGCGCCATGGTGCTGACGCCGTTGCCGGAGCTGTTCCGCGGCGCCGTGCAGACCCAGCACATTTTCTACGGCGCGGCGCTGATCCTGATCCTGCGCTTTCTGCCGGGCGGGCTCGCCAGCCTGCCGGCGCGCCTGCGCGCGCGTTTTTCCAAGGAGCGGGCATGA
- a CDS encoding branched-chain amino acid ABC transporter permease, whose product MDWTLLATQATVNGLIVGLLYLLMAVGFTLVFGVMRMVNFAHGEFYMLGAFGAYFLTGSLELPFMAAVALTFAGAVAGGALLEWGVLQPFRRDELNGMIATIGLAMILQNAALMWFGPDPLSMPPVAEGVTRLGKVVIPTARLYVVLFACVVLALLYGFLRYSRPGRALRAVVEDTEIAAIQGIRSRIYYPLGFGLGVGLAAVAGALMAPLFSVSPFVGAAPLLKAFIVVILGGLGSIPGAAAAGLLLGLVESYASLLLSGSTADMLIFAIVIVMLVARPKGLLGRGEA is encoded by the coding sequence GTGGACTGGACTCTATTGGCAACCCAGGCGACGGTCAACGGGCTGATCGTCGGTCTGCTGTACCTGCTGATGGCGGTGGGCTTCACCCTGGTCTTCGGGGTGATGCGCATGGTGAACTTCGCCCACGGCGAGTTCTACATGCTGGGCGCCTTCGGCGCCTACTTCCTGACCGGATCGCTGGAGCTGCCCTTCATGGCGGCGGTGGCCCTGACCTTCGCCGGCGCGGTGGCCGGCGGGGCGCTGCTGGAATGGGGCGTCCTGCAGCCGTTCCGGCGCGATGAACTCAACGGCATGATCGCCACCATCGGCCTGGCCATGATCCTGCAGAACGCGGCCCTGATGTGGTTCGGGCCCGACCCCTTGTCCATGCCGCCGGTGGCCGAGGGAGTGACGCGCCTGGGCAAGGTGGTGATCCCGACCGCGCGGCTGTACGTGGTGCTGTTCGCCTGCGTGGTGCTGGCGCTGCTCTATGGTTTCCTGCGCTATTCGCGTCCGGGCCGCGCCTTGCGCGCGGTGGTGGAGGACACGGAGATCGCCGCCATCCAGGGCATCCGTTCGCGCATCTACTACCCCCTGGGCTTCGGCCTGGGCGTGGGCCTGGCGGCGGTGGCCGGCGCGCTGATGGCGCCGCTGTTCTCGGTGTCGCCCTTCGTCGGCGCGGCGCCGCTGCTGAAGGCCTTCATCGTGGTGATCCTGGGCGGCCTGGGCAGCATCCCGGGCGCGGCGGCGGCGGGCCTGCTGCTGGGACTGGTGGAGAGCTACGCCAGCCTGCTGCTGTCGGGCAGCACGGCGGACATGCTGATCTTCGCCATCGTCATCGTGATGCTCGTGGCGCGGCCCAAGGGGCTGCTGGGCCGGGGAGAAGCCTGA
- a CDS encoding ABC transporter substrate-binding protein — translation MKKHTLAGLIAALSIAAAPQAHAQSQDTLTLGALVTLSGAGAAWGQGMKNAAEIAADQVNKAGGLEVGGKKYQVKVVAYDDKYQANEAVTVANRLVFEDKVKYIIGPVGSAPVLAIQPITEKNGVILMTLGFTAKALAADKPYTFRPNVTTAEVSQPQIDWLVKHEGLKKVGALFPNDETGQQIAQDLTGAYKKAGADLAIKEFFERDRVDFVPMLTRMLASGIDAIELDGNSPATAGMIVKQARELGYTGRIVRTGGPATQEIVNVAGKSATQGMFVHTPIDPELASTKAYAALYAAKYKQPMNGFSPAFYDGTNLLFEAMRRAGTVTDTDKVRKELEKISGYEGALGKLNWTGKAMYGIDHQLDAPFYVAEVVDGKEVIRARCTVAGCQ, via the coding sequence ATGAAGAAACATACCCTCGCGGGCCTGATCGCGGCCCTGTCCATCGCCGCCGCGCCGCAGGCGCATGCGCAATCGCAGGACACGCTCACGCTGGGCGCCCTCGTCACCCTGTCGGGGGCGGGCGCGGCCTGGGGCCAGGGCATGAAGAACGCCGCGGAGATCGCCGCCGACCAGGTCAACAAGGCGGGCGGCCTGGAGGTCGGCGGCAAGAAGTACCAGGTCAAGGTCGTCGCCTACGACGACAAGTACCAGGCCAACGAAGCCGTGACCGTGGCCAATCGCCTGGTGTTCGAGGACAAGGTCAAGTACATCATCGGTCCCGTGGGATCGGCGCCCGTGCTGGCCATCCAGCCGATCACGGAAAAGAACGGCGTCATCCTGATGACGCTGGGCTTTACCGCCAAGGCGCTGGCGGCGGACAAGCCCTATACCTTCCGTCCCAACGTCACGACGGCGGAGGTCTCGCAGCCGCAGATCGACTGGCTGGTCAAGCACGAAGGCCTCAAGAAGGTCGGCGCGCTGTTTCCCAATGACGAGACCGGACAGCAGATCGCGCAAGACCTGACGGGCGCCTACAAGAAGGCGGGCGCCGACCTGGCCATCAAGGAATTCTTCGAGCGCGACCGCGTCGACTTCGTGCCCATGCTCACGCGCATGCTGGCCAGCGGCATCGACGCCATCGAACTGGACGGCAACTCGCCGGCCACGGCGGGCATGATCGTCAAGCAGGCGCGCGAGCTGGGCTATACCGGCAGGATCGTGCGCACCGGCGGCCCGGCCACCCAGGAAATCGTCAACGTGGCGGGCAAGTCGGCGACCCAGGGCATGTTCGTGCATACCCCCATCGATCCGGAGCTGGCTTCGACCAAGGCCTATGCGGCGCTCTACGCCGCCAAATACAAGCAGCCGATGAACGGCTTCAGCCCGGCCTTCTACGACGGCACCAACCTGCTGTTCGAGGCCATGCGCCGCGCCGGCACGGTCACCGACACCGACAAGGTGCGCAAGGAGCTGGAAAAGATCAGCGGCTACGAAGGCGCGCTGGGCAAGCTGAACTGGACCGGCAAGGCCATGTACGGCATCGATCATCAACTCGACGCGCCGTTCTACGTGGCCGAGGTCGTGGATGGCAAGGAAGTCATCCGCGCCCGCTGCACGGTGGCCGGCTGCCAGTGA
- a CDS encoding aldehyde dehydrogenase, protein MPQTPSQTKSLLIDGRWTPAAQTFASVNPANGAANFDIGAADAAQVDAAVDSAWRAVRQKAWRDMLPHQRAALLRRMADGIDANAELLARLQMIENGKVWHECKAQVASAAATFRYYAGVCETVTAEVTPPRGNYLSMTQYEPYGVIVAITPWNSPLTMEAQKVAPALAAGNAVILKPSEVTSSPALELGRIALEAGLPPGILNVVTGLGSGAGKLLVEHPGVRMVSFTGGTASGRAIARTAADKLMPVALELGGKSPHIVCADADLDAAVEGVIGGIFEGSGQSCVAGSRLYVQRSVQQAFLEKLLARARAIRVDQPDAQGAGMGPIASFAHREKIESMVASALHDGGEILTGGQRPEDDRLAQGAFYLPTVIGGLKPDAHVVREEIFGPVLCALPFDDEDDLIAQANDSVYGLASGIWTADYRRAWRVARQLEAGSVWINTYKQLSISTPFGGFKQSGIGREKGIGGLRLYQQSKGIYFAM, encoded by the coding sequence ATGCCGCAGACTCCCTCCCAAACGAAATCCCTGCTGATCGACGGGCGCTGGACCCCGGCCGCGCAGACCTTCGCCTCCGTCAACCCCGCCAACGGCGCTGCCAATTTCGATATCGGCGCGGCCGACGCCGCCCAGGTCGACGCGGCCGTGGACAGCGCCTGGCGCGCGGTGCGCCAGAAGGCCTGGCGCGACATGCTGCCGCACCAGCGTGCGGCATTGCTGCGCCGCATGGCCGACGGCATCGACGCCAACGCCGAACTGCTGGCGCGCCTGCAGATGATCGAGAACGGCAAGGTCTGGCACGAATGCAAGGCGCAGGTGGCCAGCGCCGCCGCGACCTTCCGGTACTACGCCGGGGTCTGCGAAACCGTGACCGCCGAGGTCACGCCGCCGCGCGGCAACTACCTGTCGATGACGCAGTACGAACCCTATGGCGTCATCGTCGCCATCACGCCGTGGAACTCGCCCCTGACCATGGAGGCGCAGAAGGTCGCGCCGGCGCTGGCCGCCGGCAACGCCGTCATCCTCAAGCCTTCCGAAGTGACCTCGTCGCCGGCGCTGGAGCTGGGCCGCATCGCGCTGGAGGCCGGCCTGCCGCCGGGCATCCTCAATGTGGTCACCGGCCTGGGCAGCGGCGCCGGCAAGCTGCTGGTCGAGCATCCGGGCGTGCGCATGGTGTCCTTCACCGGCGGCACCGCCAGCGGCCGCGCCATCGCGCGCACGGCGGCCGACAAGCTGATGCCGGTGGCGCTGGAACTGGGCGGCAAGTCGCCGCACATCGTCTGCGCCGACGCCGACCTGGACGCGGCCGTCGAGGGCGTGATCGGCGGCATCTTCGAAGGCAGCGGCCAATCCTGCGTGGCCGGTTCGCGCCTATACGTGCAGCGCTCGGTGCAGCAGGCCTTTTTGGAAAAGCTGCTGGCGCGGGCGCGCGCCATACGGGTCGACCAGCCCGACGCGCAAGGCGCCGGCATGGGCCCCATCGCCTCCTTCGCGCATCGCGAGAAAATCGAATCCATGGTCGCCAGCGCATTGCACGACGGCGGCGAGATCCTCACCGGCGGACAGCGGCCCGAGGACGACCGCCTGGCGCAGGGCGCGTTCTACCTGCCCACCGTGATCGGCGGACTCAAGCCCGACGCCCACGTGGTGCGCGAGGAAATCTTCGGCCCCGTGCTGTGCGCCCTGCCCTTCGACGACGAGGACGACCTGATCGCGCAGGCCAACGACAGCGTCTACGGCCTGGCCTCGGGCATCTGGACCGCCGACTATCGCCGCGCATGGCGCGTGGCGCGCCAACTGGAAGCGGGCAGCGTCTGGATCAACACCTACAAGCAGTTGTCGATTTCCACGCCTTTCGGCGGCTTCAAGCAAAGCGGCATCGGGCGCGAGAAAGGCATCGGCGGCCTGCGCCTGTACCAGCAATCCAAGGGCATCTACTTCGCCATGTGA
- a CDS encoding NAD(P)-dependent oxidoreductase, with protein sequence MHRFTRVGFIGLGVMGEPICRNLAQKCGLPVLGCDTNPEPLARLAPHGVQAADVATLARECDIIFLSLPSGEVVEKLARGTDGTNGLLAVCRPGQVIVDTSTSPVDTTRKLSAEFAERQAVFIDAPVARTRAAAEAGTLSVMVGAEPAVFEQVRPLIATYANEITLCGGVGSGQVVKILNNMVLFETVTALSEARGIARRAGVDPKVILETFTLGSADSFALRNHGLKAMLPGEFPEKAFPVSYARKDLNYALRLAEQTGIPAHGARNVDQWFEAALARGLGDRYWPVISRVIDDEDGAAP encoded by the coding sequence ATGCATCGTTTTACCCGCGTCGGCTTCATCGGCCTGGGCGTGATGGGCGAGCCCATCTGCCGCAACCTGGCGCAGAAATGCGGCCTGCCCGTGCTGGGCTGCGACACGAACCCCGAACCGCTCGCCCGCCTGGCGCCGCACGGCGTGCAGGCGGCCGACGTCGCCACGCTCGCGCGCGAGTGCGACATCATCTTCCTGTCCCTGCCGTCCGGCGAGGTGGTGGAAAAACTGGCGCGCGGCACGGATGGCACGAACGGCCTGCTCGCCGTCTGCCGCCCCGGCCAGGTCATCGTCGACACCAGCACCTCGCCGGTGGACACCACGCGCAAGCTGTCGGCCGAATTCGCCGAACGCCAGGCCGTCTTCATCGACGCGCCGGTGGCGCGCACGCGGGCGGCGGCGGAAGCGGGCACGCTGTCGGTCATGGTCGGCGCCGAGCCCGCGGTGTTCGAACAGGTCCGTCCGCTGATCGCGACCTACGCCAATGAAATCACCTTGTGCGGCGGCGTCGGCAGCGGCCAGGTGGTCAAGATCCTCAACAACATGGTGCTGTTCGAGACGGTCACCGCCCTGTCGGAGGCGCGCGGCATCGCGCGCCGCGCCGGCGTCGATCCCAAGGTGATCCTGGAGACCTTCACGCTGGGTTCGGCCGACAGCTTCGCGTTGCGCAACCATGGCTTAAAGGCTATGCTGCCGGGTGAATTTCCCGAGAAAGCGTTCCCTGTCAGCTACGCGCGCAAGGACTTGAACTACGCGCTGCGGCTGGCCGAACAAACGGGCATCCCGGCGCACGGCGCCCGCAACGTGGACCAGTGGTTCGAGGCGGCCCTGGCGCGTGGCCTGGGCGACCGGTACTGGCCCGTCATCAGCCGCGTGATCGATGACGAGGATGGCGCGGCGCCGTGA
- a CDS encoding ABC transporter ATP-binding protein — MTSALLQVDKLSRRFGGLAALRDLSFSVDAGEIVGLIGPNGAGKTTAFNVISGTLPASSGRVRFNGVDLTGGPPSRAVGHGLVRTFQSAATYADVSVAENVYRGLLPRIAGTVLRRRGGRAEGLLRADQVRGEIQALLDLTDLSAWADAPAGSLAYGLQKKLGIAVALAARPRMLLLDEPAAGLNHEECNELGRLLQRLRDQQGLTLLLVEHHMALVMALCHRIVVLVQGEKIAEGAPAEVRADPAVIEAYLGAPDYAHA; from the coding sequence ATGACGAGCGCCTTGCTGCAAGTAGACAAGCTGTCGCGCCGTTTCGGCGGCCTGGCGGCCTTGCGCGATTTGTCGTTCTCGGTGGACGCGGGGGAGATCGTCGGCCTGATCGGTCCCAACGGCGCCGGCAAGACGACGGCCTTCAACGTCATCAGCGGCACGCTGCCGGCCAGTTCGGGACGGGTGCGCTTCAACGGCGTCGACCTCACCGGCGGCCCGCCGAGCCGCGCCGTGGGGCACGGCCTGGTGCGCACCTTCCAGTCGGCGGCCACCTATGCGGACGTGTCCGTGGCCGAGAACGTCTATCGCGGCCTGCTGCCGCGCATCGCCGGCACCGTGCTGCGGCGCCGCGGCGGCCGGGCGGAGGGCCTGTTGCGGGCCGACCAGGTGCGCGGCGAGATCCAGGCCTTGCTCGACCTGACGGACCTGTCGGCCTGGGCCGATGCGCCGGCGGGCAGCCTGGCCTATGGCCTGCAGAAGAAACTGGGCATCGCCGTGGCCCTGGCGGCGCGGCCGCGCATGCTGTTGCTGGACGAGCCGGCGGCCGGGCTCAATCATGAGGAATGCAACGAGCTCGGCCGCCTGCTCCAGCGCCTGCGCGACCAGCAGGGCCTGACTCTGCTACTGGTCGAGCATCACATGGCGCTGGTCATGGCCCTGTGCCATCGCATCGTGGTGCTGGTGCAGGGCGAGAAAATCGCCGAGGGCGCGCCGGCCGAGGTGCGCGCCGACCCGGCCGTGATCGAGGCCTACCTGGGAGCGCCCGACTATGCCCATGCTTGA
- a CDS encoding ABC transporter ATP-binding protein gives MPMLEVDNLTVRYGRLEAVRAASFQVQAGQIVALIGSNGAGKSSSLKAVIGLAPAASGRIRLDGRDITTLPPAARVAGGLALSPEGRRLFGRMSVQDNLLAGAHAVRSSALRKRTLDEIYALFPRVLERRAQLAGSLSGGEQQMVAIGRAMMANPRLLMLDEPSLGIAPKIVGEIAAAIERINREKQLAIILVEQNARLALRLSHQAYALEHGEIVRAGQGAELLADPFVRKAYLGV, from the coding sequence ATGCCCATGCTTGAAGTCGACAACCTTACCGTGCGCTACGGCCGCCTGGAAGCGGTGCGCGCGGCCAGCTTCCAGGTGCAGGCCGGGCAGATCGTGGCGCTGATCGGCTCCAACGGCGCGGGCAAGAGCTCGTCGCTGAAGGCGGTGATCGGCCTGGCGCCGGCCGCGTCCGGCCGCATCCGCCTGGACGGCCGCGACATCACGACGCTGCCGCCCGCGGCGCGGGTGGCCGGCGGCCTCGCGCTGTCGCCGGAAGGGCGCCGCCTGTTCGGCCGCATGTCGGTGCAGGACAACCTGCTGGCCGGCGCCCATGCCGTGCGGTCCAGCGCGCTGCGCAAGCGCACGCTGGACGAGATCTATGCCTTGTTCCCGCGGGTGCTGGAACGCCGCGCCCAACTGGCGGGATCGCTGTCGGGCGGCGAGCAGCAGATGGTGGCCATCGGCCGCGCCATGATGGCCAATCCGCGCCTGTTGATGCTGGACGAGCCGTCGCTGGGCATCGCGCCCAAGATCGTGGGCGAGATCGCGGCGGCCATCGAGCGCATCAACCGGGAAAAGCAGCTCGCCATCATCCTGGTGGAGCAGAATGCGCGGCTGGCCCTGCGCCTGTCGCACCAGGCCTACGCGCTGGAGCACGGCGAGATCGTGCGGGCCGGGCAGGGCGCCGAGCTGCTGGCCGATCCCTTCGTGCGCAAAGCCTACCTGGGGGTGTGA
- a CDS encoding Bug family tripartite tricarboxylate transporter substrate binding protein yields the protein MKHNHGHIVTARAQAAQSVQRGGGKRSCASRRGLLAAACAVLGMALMPAAPARADNYPSKPVTLVVPYPAGGATDVVARAIAEKLTGAWKQSVIVENRAGAGTTIGAGTVARAAGDGYTLFMTTSAHTISGHIYGKLNYDPVKDFAPITLVTKVPLVLVVNPSVPAKTLPEFLAYLRKDGAGVNFASPGNGTAQHLSGELFKIATHTAITHVPYRGDAPAFTDLVGGQVQMMLATITSALPLIHSGKLRALAVANGKRVQALADVPTFAEAGMPGFEAATWFGLLAPASIKPALQQRIYEDVSAIVATPDMQRRIEDLGGEVVNSTPREFAAFMQEETAKWGKAVKASGMATLQ from the coding sequence ATGAAACACAATCATGGGCACATCGTGACGGCGCGCGCGCAGGCCGCCCAGTCCGTCCAACGCGGCGGCGGCAAGCGCTCGTGCGCCTCGCGCCGCGGCCTGCTGGCCGCCGCGTGCGCCGTCCTGGGCATGGCGCTGATGCCCGCGGCCCCGGCCCGCGCCGACAACTATCCGTCCAAGCCGGTGACCCTGGTCGTGCCGTATCCGGCGGGCGGCGCCACCGACGTCGTGGCGCGCGCCATCGCGGAGAAGTTGACGGGCGCGTGGAAGCAATCGGTGATCGTGGAGAACCGCGCGGGCGCGGGCACCACCATAGGCGCGGGCACCGTGGCGCGCGCCGCGGGCGACGGCTATACGCTGTTCATGACGACGTCGGCGCACACCATCAGCGGCCATATCTACGGCAAGCTCAACTACGACCCGGTCAAGGACTTCGCGCCGATCACGCTGGTGACCAAGGTGCCGCTGGTGCTGGTGGTCAATCCCTCGGTGCCGGCCAAGACGCTGCCGGAATTCCTGGCGTATCTGCGCAAGGACGGGGCCGGCGTCAATTTCGCCTCGCCGGGCAACGGCACGGCGCAACACCTCAGCGGCGAACTGTTCAAGATCGCCACCCATACGGCCATCACCCACGTGCCGTACCGCGGCGATGCGCCGGCCTTCACCGACCTGGTCGGCGGCCAGGTGCAGATGATGCTCGCCACCATCACCTCGGCCTTGCCGCTGATTCATTCCGGCAAGCTGCGCGCGCTGGCGGTGGCCAACGGCAAGCGGGTCCAGGCGCTGGCCGACGTGCCCACCTTCGCGGAGGCGGGCATGCCGGGCTTCGAGGCCGCCACGTGGTTCGGGCTGCTGGCGCCGGCCTCCATCAAGCCGGCGCTGCAGCAGCGCATCTACGAGGACGTCTCGGCCATCGTCGCCACGCCGGACATGCAGCGCCGCATCGAGGACCTGGGCGGCGAAGTGGTCAACAGCACGCCTCGTGAATTCGCCGCGTTCATGCAGGAAGAGACGGCCAAATGGGGCAAGGCGGTCAAGGCCAGCGGCATGGCGACCTTGCAATAA